A stretch of Vannielia litorea DNA encodes these proteins:
- a CDS encoding formate--tetrahydrofolate ligase, with translation MSVKSDIEIAREAEKRPIQEIGAKLGIPEADLVPYGHDKAKVSQAFISGLKDRPNGKLILVTAINPTPAGEGKTTTTVGLGDGLNAIGKKAAICIREASLGPCFGMKGGAAGGGYAQVIPMEEMNLHFTGDFHAITSAHNLLSAMIDNHIYWGNALGIDERRITWRRVMDMNDRALRDTVVGLGGVANGFSRQTGFDITVASEVMAILCLATDLADLEARLGRIIVAYTREREPITCADIGASGAMTVLLKDAMQPNLVQTLEHNPAFVHGGPFANIAHGCNSVIATTTALKLADYVVTEAGFGADLGAEKFMNIKCRKAGLAPDCVVLVATVRAMKMNGGVAKADLGPENVAAVKKGCANLGRHIENLKSFGVPVVVAINHFTSDTEAEIAAVQAYVAQHGSEAIVCRHWADGSRGIEALARRVAEVADGKSAQFAPLYEDDMPLFQKIETIATRIYRADEVLADKKVRDQLHAWEAAGFGNLPVCMAKTQYSFSTDPALRGAPSGHSVPIREVRLSAGAGFVVAICGEIMTMPGLPRHPAAETIGINDAGEIEGLF, from the coding sequence ATGAGCGTGAAGTCCGACATCGAAATCGCCCGCGAAGCTGAGAAGCGTCCGATCCAGGAGATCGGAGCCAAACTTGGCATACCGGAGGCCGACCTTGTGCCCTACGGCCATGACAAGGCGAAGGTGTCGCAGGCCTTCATCTCGGGCCTGAAAGACCGCCCGAACGGCAAGCTCATCCTCGTGACGGCGATCAACCCCACGCCTGCGGGCGAGGGCAAGACCACCACCACCGTGGGGCTGGGAGACGGGCTGAATGCCATCGGCAAGAAGGCGGCGATCTGCATCCGCGAGGCCTCTCTGGGCCCTTGCTTTGGCATGAAGGGTGGTGCTGCGGGCGGCGGCTATGCACAGGTCATTCCAATGGAGGAAATGAACCTTCATTTCACCGGCGATTTTCACGCGATCACTTCGGCGCACAATCTGCTTTCGGCGATGATCGACAACCACATCTATTGGGGCAATGCGCTGGGCATCGACGAACGCCGCATCACCTGGCGCCGCGTGATGGACATGAACGACCGTGCGCTGCGCGACACCGTCGTGGGCCTCGGTGGCGTGGCCAACGGGTTCTCGCGTCAGACCGGGTTCGACATCACGGTGGCCTCTGAGGTCATGGCGATCCTTTGCCTTGCGACCGATCTTGCAGACCTCGAGGCGCGGCTCGGGCGCATCATCGTGGCCTACACCCGTGAGCGGGAGCCGATCACCTGCGCCGACATCGGCGCGAGCGGGGCAATGACGGTTCTGCTGAAGGACGCCATGCAGCCCAACCTCGTGCAGACGCTGGAGCACAACCCGGCCTTCGTGCATGGTGGCCCCTTTGCCAATATCGCGCACGGCTGCAACTCGGTCATTGCCACTACGACAGCACTGAAGCTCGCTGACTACGTGGTGACCGAGGCCGGCTTCGGGGCCGACCTTGGTGCAGAGAAGTTCATGAACATCAAGTGCCGCAAGGCCGGGCTTGCGCCCGATTGCGTTGTGCTGGTGGCCACGGTTCGGGCCATGAAGATGAACGGTGGCGTGGCCAAGGCCGACCTTGGGCCCGAGAACGTGGCCGCCGTGAAGAAGGGCTGCGCCAACCTCGGGCGCCACATCGAGAACCTCAAGAGCTTCGGCGTGCCGGTCGTTGTGGCCATCAACCACTTTACGTCTGATACCGAAGCCGAGATCGCCGCCGTGCAGGCCTATGTCGCCCAGCACGGCTCCGAGGCCATTGTCTGCAGGCATTGGGCCGATGGTTCCAGGGGGATCGAAGCGCTGGCAAGGCGCGTGGCGGAGGTGGCCGACGGCAAGTCTGCCCAATTCGCGCCGCTCTATGAAGACGACATGCCGCTCTTCCAGAAGATCGAAACCATCGCCACACGCATCTACCGGGCCGATGAAGTGCTGGCCGACAAGAAGGTGCGGGACCAGCTGCATGCATGGGAGGCGGCGGGTTTCGGCAACCTGCCGGTCTGCATGGCCAAGACGCAATACAGCTTCTCCACCGACCCGGCACTCCGGGGCGCGCCCTCCGGCCATTCCGTGCCGATCCGCGAAGTGCGGCTGTCGGCGGGCGCAGGCTTCGTGGTGGCGATCTGCGGCGAGATCATGACCATGCCCGGCCTGCCGCGCCACCCTGCCGCGGAGACCATCGGGATCAATGACGCGGGCGAGATCGAAGGGTTGTTCTGA
- a CDS encoding chorismate mutase, with product MRRNPGEIGTIAEMRAQIDEIDAELVALLAERQAHVDCVPALKRAAGISAAAPSRSEAVLAHVTELAERKGFAPELARILWREMIAFYVAREQEHLGIGGEDL from the coding sequence ATGCGCAGGAACCCGGGCGAGATCGGCACGATTGCGGAGATGCGGGCGCAGATCGACGAGATCGACGCCGAACTCGTCGCGCTACTGGCCGAACGACAGGCGCATGTCGATTGCGTGCCGGCGCTGAAGCGCGCTGCGGGCATATCCGCGGCGGCCCCCTCGCGCTCGGAGGCCGTTCTGGCTCATGTGACCGAACTGGCGGAGCGGAAAGGCTTCGCGCCGGAATTGGCCCGCATCCTGTGGCGCGAGATGATCGCGTTCTACGTCGCCCGCGAACAGGAGCACCTTGGCATCGGGGGAGAGGACCTTTAG
- the folD gene encoding bifunctional methylenetetrahydrofolate dehydrogenase/methenyltetrahydrofolate cyclohydrolase FolD, which translates to MSAKIIDGKAFAATVREKVAGHVAHIKQERGITPGLAVVLVGEDPASAVYVRNKGKQTVEVGMASFEHKLAADTSEEALLALIEQLNADPEVHGILVQLPLPAHLNSDLVINAIDPAKDVDGFHISNVGLLGTGQKSMVPCTPLGCLMMLRDHHGSLSGMDAVVVGRSNIVGKPMAQLLLGDSCTVTIAHSRTKDLAEVVRRADIVVAAVGRPEMIPGDWIKEGATVIDVGINRVPGDAGKTRLVGDVDYASASERAGAITPVPGGVGPMTIACLLANTVTACCRANGLPEPEGLTA; encoded by the coding sequence ATGAGCGCAAAGATCATCGACGGAAAGGCCTTTGCCGCGACTGTCCGCGAGAAGGTCGCCGGGCATGTCGCGCACATCAAGCAGGAGCGCGGCATCACCCCGGGGCTGGCGGTGGTGCTTGTCGGAGAAGACCCGGCGTCTGCCGTCTACGTCCGCAACAAGGGCAAGCAGACCGTCGAGGTCGGTATGGCGAGTTTCGAACACAAGCTGGCTGCGGACACTTCGGAGGAGGCCCTGCTCGCCCTGATCGAACAGCTCAATGCCGATCCCGAAGTTCACGGAATTCTCGTGCAGTTGCCCTTGCCGGCTCATCTGAACTCCGACCTCGTCATCAACGCGATCGACCCGGCCAAGGACGTGGATGGCTTTCACATTTCGAACGTCGGACTGCTCGGCACGGGGCAGAAGTCGATGGTGCCCTGCACGCCGCTCGGATGCTTGATGATGCTGCGCGACCATCACGGTTCGCTCTCCGGCATGGACGCCGTCGTGGTCGGGCGCTCCAACATCGTGGGCAAGCCGATGGCCCAGTTGCTGCTTGGCGACAGTTGCACCGTGACCATCGCCCACTCGCGCACCAAGGACCTGGCCGAGGTGGTCCGACGGGCCGACATTGTCGTGGCGGCGGTGGGTCGGCCTGAAATGATCCCGGGAGACTGGATCAAGGAGGGAGCGACGGTGATCGACGTGGGCATCAATCGCGTGCCCGGCGACGCAGGCAAGACCCGGCTGGTGGGCGATGTGGATTACGCCTCTGCCTCGGAGCGCGCAGGCGCCATCACGCCGGTTCCGGGCGGAGTTGGCCCCATGACCATCGCCTGCCTTCTCGCCAACACGGTGACCGCCTGCTGCCGCGCCAACGGCCTCCCGGAGCCCGAGGGCCTAACGGCCTGA
- the pdeM gene encoding ligase-associated DNA damage response endonuclease PdeM, producing MNVHRFDLAGSALEARASGALWWPDLRLICVSDLHLGKSERMARRGGALLPPYETEETLSRFEAEVSALDPRTVICLGDSFDDLGAARAVADEVGLRIRTMQAGRRWVWIEGNHDPGPVELGGEHLAEIALAGLVFRHIAAGDCPAGEVSGHYHPKHRLPRSGTSRPAFVYDDRRLILPAFGAYTGGLRCDTPVLRNLFSARAIAVLTGPSALAVPLM from the coding sequence ATGAACGTACACCGCTTTGATCTTGCAGGTTCCGCGCTGGAGGCACGGGCGTCGGGCGCGCTCTGGTGGCCGGATCTGCGCCTGATCTGTGTGTCGGATCTCCACCTTGGAAAATCCGAACGCATGGCGCGCCGGGGTGGCGCCCTGTTGCCGCCTTACGAAACGGAGGAGACGTTGTCGCGGTTCGAGGCCGAGGTTTCGGCTCTCGATCCCCGCACGGTGATCTGCCTTGGCGATAGCTTCGATGATCTCGGCGCTGCTCGGGCCGTTGCCGATGAGGTTGGCTTGCGCATCCGCACCATGCAGGCGGGGCGTCGCTGGGTCTGGATCGAGGGAAACCACGATCCGGGGCCGGTCGAGTTGGGGGGCGAACACCTGGCCGAAATTGCGCTGGCGGGCCTGGTATTTCGCCACATCGCCGCGGGCGATTGCCCGGCGGGAGAGGTCTCCGGGCATTACCACCCAAAGCACAGGCTGCCGCGCTCAGGCACCTCGCGGCCCGCGTTCGTCTATGACGACAGACGCCTCATCCTGCCGGCATTCGGGGCCTACACCGGCGGTCTGCGGTGCGACACGCCAGTGTTGCGCAACCTGTTCTCGGCGCGAGCCATTGCCGTGCTGACGGGCCCTTCTGCCTTGGCCGTGCCTCTGATGTGA
- a CDS encoding ligase-associated DNA damage response DEXH box helicase produces the protein MSRAALPPRFAEWFAAHGWQPHPHQLEMLERAGERATLLIAPTGGGKTLAGFLPSLAELAEGSHSGLHTLYISPLKALAADIRRNLRRPVEEIGLPIRIEDRTGDTPSSARRRQRADPPHILLTTPESLALLTSYEDAPRIFAGLSRVVIDEIHALAESKRGDQLMLALSRLEALAPGLRRVGLSATVEDAPALARQFACHPEPCALVMADPGPLPDIAMLQTAAPPPWAGGGAVHAIPEVLEEVRKHRTTLIFHNTRAQAEIFFHNLWLANDEGLPIAIHHGSLAREQRQKVEAAMVAGSLRAIVCTGTLDLGIDWGDVDLIIQIGGPKNIKRLVQRIGRANHRYNAPSKARLVPANRFEVLECRAALEAVAEHDLDGEPRGPGPRDVLCQHILIRACAGPFDDAELFREVKTVGAYAALSRAAFDDCLDFCATGGYALKAYDRWQKLMQRDGLWSLRDPRAAQRIRMNIGTIQDTELLKVRMRGRGGQPLGEVEESFAASLTEGDTFLIGGEIVRYEGLKEMTVQVTRSEHKTPKIAVFGGTKFSASTRLAERILQLIHGDWSGLPKNVREWLVLQREVSHLPRGDRLLVESFPHDGRAHTCLYGFAGRNAQQTLGLLVTRRMEETGLDPLGFVATDYATLIWGLEPIDAPSPLLAPDVLRDVLDGWLARNAVMKRTFRASATIAGLIERNLPQNRKSGRQATFSSDILYDTLLKYDPDHLLMRITREEAMKGLVDFGRVEEMLARVEGRVDHVVLDRVSPMAAPLLLEVGKVPVAGKGRERLAEEEAAALMARVGLTS, from the coding sequence ATGTCGAGGGCAGCGCTTCCGCCGCGCTTTGCCGAGTGGTTTGCCGCGCATGGCTGGCAGCCACACCCGCACCAGCTGGAGATGCTGGAGCGCGCCGGCGAGCGTGCAACGCTCCTGATCGCACCCACCGGCGGCGGCAAGACCCTCGCGGGCTTTCTTCCTTCGCTCGCTGAACTGGCCGAAGGGAGCCACAGCGGGTTGCACACCCTCTACATCTCGCCCCTCAAGGCGCTTGCCGCAGATATCCGACGCAACCTGCGTCGTCCGGTCGAGGAGATCGGGCTGCCGATCCGCATCGAGGACCGCACCGGCGATACGCCTTCCTCGGCACGCAGGCGCCAGCGCGCCGACCCGCCACACATCCTGCTCACCACACCGGAGTCCCTCGCCCTGCTCACCTCCTATGAAGACGCTCCGCGCATCTTCGCCGGGTTGAGCCGCGTCGTGATTGATGAAATCCATGCCCTCGCCGAGAGCAAGCGCGGTGACCAGCTGATGCTGGCCCTGTCGCGGTTGGAGGCTTTGGCCCCGGGGCTCAGGCGCGTTGGCCTTTCGGCAACCGTCGAGGACGCGCCTGCGCTGGCCCGCCAGTTCGCCTGCCACCCCGAGCCTTGCGCCCTGGTCATGGCGGACCCAGGCCCCTTGCCCGATATCGCCATGTTGCAGACTGCGGCGCCCCCGCCGTGGGCTGGTGGAGGTGCGGTGCATGCCATCCCGGAAGTACTCGAAGAGGTTCGAAAGCACCGGACCACACTCATCTTCCACAACACCCGTGCTCAGGCGGAGATCTTCTTTCACAACCTCTGGCTCGCAAACGACGAGGGCCTGCCCATCGCCATCCATCACGGCTCGCTCGCCCGCGAGCAACGGCAGAAGGTGGAGGCCGCGATGGTGGCCGGGTCGTTGCGGGCGATCGTCTGCACCGGGACACTGGACCTCGGGATCGACTGGGGCGATGTCGACCTGATCATCCAGATCGGCGGCCCCAAGAACATCAAGCGCCTCGTCCAGCGCATCGGTCGGGCCAACCACCGCTACAACGCGCCGTCGAAAGCGCGCCTCGTCCCGGCCAACCGTTTCGAAGTGCTCGAGTGCCGCGCTGCTCTGGAAGCCGTGGCCGAACATGATCTGGACGGCGAGCCGCGCGGCCCCGGCCCTCGTGACGTGCTCTGCCAGCACATCCTTATCCGCGCCTGTGCCGGGCCCTTCGATGATGCGGAGCTGTTCCGCGAGGTGAAGACCGTCGGAGCCTATGCCGCGCTCAGCCGTGCGGCCTTCGACGACTGTCTCGATTTTTGCGCGACTGGCGGTTACGCGCTCAAGGCCTATGACCGCTGGCAGAAGCTGATGCAACGCGACGGGCTGTGGAGCCTGCGCGACCCCCGCGCGGCCCAGCGCATCCGCATGAACATCGGAACCATACAGGACACCGAATTGCTGAAGGTGCGCATGCGCGGCAGGGGTGGGCAGCCCCTGGGCGAGGTCGAAGAATCCTTTGCCGCCTCCCTGACCGAGGGCGACACTTTCCTGATCGGGGGCGAAATCGTGCGCTACGAGGGGCTCAAGGAGATGACCGTCCAGGTCACGCGATCGGAGCACAAGACCCCGAAGATCGCCGTCTTCGGGGGCACCAAGTTCTCTGCATCCACGCGACTTGCCGAGCGTATTCTCCAGTTGATCCACGGCGACTGGAGCGGGCTGCCAAAGAACGTGCGCGAGTGGCTTGTGTTGCAGCGCGAGGTATCGCACCTGCCGCGGGGAGACCGATTGCTGGTCGAAAGTTTTCCGCATGACGGCCGGGCGCATACCTGCCTGTATGGATTTGCCGGGCGCAACGCCCAGCAAACCCTCGGCCTGCTCGTGACACGGCGGATGGAGGAAACCGGGCTCGACCCGCTGGGGTTTGTCGCCACGGACTACGCCACCCTGATCTGGGGACTCGAGCCGATTGATGCCCCCTCGCCTCTGCTCGCCCCCGATGTCCTGCGCGACGTGCTCGACGGGTGGCTGGCCCGGAATGCCGTGATGAAACGCACCTTCCGCGCGTCGGCCACCATTGCAGGGCTGATCGAGCGCAACTTGCCGCAGAACCGCAAGTCCGGGCGGCAGGCAACCTTCAGCTCAGACATCCTGTACGACACCCTCCTCAAGTACGACCCCGATCACCTGTTGATGCGGATCACCCGCGAGGAGGCCATGAAGGGACTGGTGGACTTCGGACGTGTCGAAGAGATGCTCGCTCGTGTCGAGGGTCGCGTGGATCACGTGGTGCTCGACCGTGTCAGCCCGATGGCGGCACCGCTTCTGCTTGAAGTGGGCAAGGTGCCGGTGGCCGGCAAGGGGCGCGAGCGACTGGCAGAAGAAGAGGCTGCGGCGCTTATGGCCAGGGTCGGACTCACGAGCTAG
- a CDS encoding MarR family winged helix-turn-helix transcriptional regulator: MGERDQELLRKLETYGIEQSLSQSALELDAVLQRWRRRAVVRRELGVRAVQELGLSLELAELDALIAVWRPANEFGDEEEGETTVGTVANRLGIDPSRASRLTSELIRKGLVERGVSQEDARRAILKVSENGDRIVTAVRTFKFLTLGHFLQTWTEEEVATFLPLLERFSKWSTAPDDPTDRTVAEITALRESLADLSTEKPDG, from the coding sequence TTGGGCGAGAGAGACCAGGAACTTCTGCGAAAGCTCGAAACCTATGGCATCGAGCAATCCTTGTCTCAAAGTGCGCTGGAACTGGACGCCGTTCTTCAACGATGGCGTCGTCGTGCTGTTGTCCGGCGCGAGCTGGGCGTACGGGCGGTTCAGGAGCTCGGCCTCTCTCTCGAGCTGGCCGAACTTGACGCATTGATCGCCGTATGGCGGCCCGCCAATGAGTTCGGAGACGAAGAGGAGGGGGAAACGACGGTTGGCACGGTTGCGAACCGGCTTGGCATCGACCCGTCCCGCGCGTCGCGGCTTACATCCGAACTCATTCGCAAAGGTCTGGTTGAGCGCGGCGTGAGCCAGGAGGACGCGCGGCGCGCGATCCTCAAGGTCTCCGAGAATGGCGATCGCATCGTAACCGCCGTGCGGACCTTCAAGTTCCTGACCCTCGGACATTTCCTGCAGACCTGGACCGAGGAGGAAGTCGCAACCTTCCTGCCCTTGTTGGAACGCTTCAGCAAATGGTCGACAGCTCCGGATGATCCAACGGACCGGACCGTCGCCGAAATCACCGCCCTGCGTGAGAGCCTGGCCGACCTGTCTACCGAAAAACCCGACGGCTGA
- a CDS encoding MDR family MFS transporter, which produces MPTPDDNNLVTIDERSRIGLVLLAVGATLLFASLGQTIVTTAMPTMVADLGGVNHITWVITAFLLASTIGAPVSGKLGDLFGRKIVIQGGILIFVLGAAICGFAQSMGMLIAGRTVQGLGGGGLIVVSMAVVADVLPPRERGKAQGLLGAVFGVSTVIGPLIGGFLVEALSWHWIFFVNFPVGLLAFVVLGIALETPVRKHRAKLDFLGAGLLATILSVAVLGSNLGGTVLPWGSPQFLGLLALGLAAVAGFVLAERRAEEPILPLGLFRNNTFLVVNSVGFMVGVAMFGTITFIPLYLQVVQGVSPAVSGLFLTPMMAGLIASSTGAGLIMARTGRYKIMPTLSTALLALAMLSLSTLSEGSPLWKVTVSMICVGLGLGPVFSIGVAAIQNAVPRHMLGVGTASANMFRLIGGSVGTAAFGALFGTGLMHNLEGALPDGTGIQSMSASTLAKLSPEAQAQVQHGFAMALHPIFWIGAAVALLACLVSLRLRELPLENGEARA; this is translated from the coding sequence GTGCCGACGCCAGACGACAACAATCTTGTTACAATCGACGAAAGGTCGCGCATCGGGCTTGTCCTGCTTGCCGTTGGGGCAACTTTGCTCTTTGCCTCCCTGGGGCAGACGATCGTCACCACGGCGATGCCGACGATGGTTGCCGACCTGGGAGGTGTGAACCATATCACATGGGTCATCACGGCGTTTCTCCTGGCCTCCACCATCGGCGCTCCTGTCAGCGGAAAGCTGGGTGATCTGTTCGGCCGAAAGATCGTCATCCAGGGCGGAATTCTGATCTTCGTGCTCGGTGCCGCGATCTGCGGATTTGCCCAGTCCATGGGCATGCTGATTGCCGGGCGTACTGTGCAGGGGCTTGGTGGCGGCGGTCTCATCGTGGTGTCGATGGCCGTAGTGGCCGATGTTCTGCCGCCGCGCGAACGGGGCAAGGCCCAAGGGCTTCTGGGTGCCGTGTTCGGCGTTTCAACGGTGATCGGGCCGCTGATCGGCGGATTCCTCGTAGAAGCGCTGTCCTGGCACTGGATATTCTTCGTCAACTTCCCTGTCGGCCTCCTCGCTTTCGTGGTGCTTGGCATCGCCCTGGAAACACCAGTGCGCAAACACCGGGCGAAGCTGGATTTTCTCGGAGCCGGCCTGCTTGCCACCATCCTTTCGGTGGCAGTTCTCGGCTCCAACCTTGGCGGGACGGTCCTCCCCTGGGGCAGCCCGCAATTCCTCGGCCTTCTGGCCCTGGGACTCGCTGCTGTTGCCGGGTTCGTCCTTGCCGAGCGGCGTGCGGAAGAGCCTATCCTCCCTCTTGGGCTCTTCCGCAACAACACCTTCCTCGTGGTGAACTCGGTGGGCTTCATGGTGGGTGTGGCCATGTTCGGGACGATCACCTTCATCCCGCTCTATCTGCAGGTCGTCCAAGGGGTCTCGCCCGCGGTTTCCGGCCTCTTTCTGACACCGATGATGGCAGGTCTCATCGCTTCGTCCACGGGCGCCGGGCTGATCATGGCCCGCACAGGGCGGTACAAGATCATGCCAACCCTTTCCACGGCGTTGCTGGCCCTGGCGATGCTCTCGCTGTCTACCCTCTCGGAAGGCTCCCCTCTGTGGAAGGTTACCGTGTCGATGATCTGCGTGGGCCTTGGCCTCGGGCCGGTCTTCTCGATTGGTGTGGCCGCGATCCAGAATGCCGTGCCGCGCCATATGCTCGGGGTCGGCACCGCTTCGGCCAACATGTTCCGGCTAATCGGCGGATCGGTGGGCACCGCGGCGTTCGGAGCGCTATTCGGAACCGGGTTGATGCACAATCTTGAAGGCGCCCTGCCGGATGGAACAGGTATCCAATCGATGAGCGCATCGACGCTGGCCAAGCTCAGCCCGGAGGCGCAAGCCCAAGTTCAGCACGGATTCGCCATGGCTTTGCACCCCATCTTCTGGATCGGCGCTGCCGTGGCCCTGTTGGCCTGCCTCGTTTCTCTCAGGCTGCGTGAACTGCCCTTGGAGAACGGCGAAGCGCGGGCCTGA
- a CDS encoding ATPase: MNMEVANVIAPPAPKRLEDMQLPLVMMRDIVLKTIFRKNVETVAEIAPAICLPIPVTQELVDLARSQKLIEATGSMTAGGSGEMGYQLTDAGKARALDALAQSEYYGAMPVPLEVYQEQVKRQSIRNIQISRQQLTGAMGHLILPDSLLDHLGPAVSAGRSILMYGPPGNGKSSISNGIRDAMGDKIYVPRAIEYAGQVITVYDPIVHSAVEEEADDPNSLRRTSGRFDTRYVRCERPTVITGGELSLSMLDLVYNPTARTYQAPLQLKSSGGIFIVDDLGRQAEPPQALVNRWIVPLEESKDILALQSGEKFEVPFDTLVIFSTNFHPNEIFDKAALRRIFFKIKIDGPCQEDYLKIFAMVAKKRGMPLSQDALIHLLKVKYPEIDNIYANYQPIFLIDQMIAICEFEGIPYQMTPELIDRAWANMFVKEETIVH; this comes from the coding sequence ATGAACATGGAAGTGGCCAACGTGATTGCGCCCCCCGCCCCGAAACGGCTGGAGGACATGCAACTGCCCCTGGTGATGATGCGCGATATCGTTCTGAAAACGATCTTCCGCAAGAACGTAGAGACCGTGGCGGAGATTGCGCCCGCGATCTGTCTGCCGATCCCGGTCACGCAAGAGCTGGTGGATCTCGCCCGCAGCCAGAAGCTGATCGAGGCCACCGGCTCGATGACAGCAGGCGGATCGGGTGAGATGGGCTACCAACTGACCGATGCCGGCAAGGCCCGGGCGCTCGATGCGCTGGCACAATCGGAGTATTACGGCGCCATGCCGGTACCGCTCGAAGTCTACCAGGAGCAGGTCAAGCGTCAGTCGATCCGCAACATCCAGATCAGCCGCCAGCAGCTTACCGGCGCGATGGGTCACCTGATCCTGCCCGACAGCCTGCTCGACCACCTCGGCCCGGCGGTCTCCGCCGGTCGCTCGATCCTGATGTATGGCCCTCCGGGTAACGGCAAATCGTCGATCTCCAACGGTATCCGCGATGCCATGGGCGACAAGATCTATGTGCCGCGCGCCATCGAATACGCGGGGCAGGTGATTACCGTCTACGACCCGATCGTGCACAGCGCCGTGGAAGAAGAGGCCGACGACCCAAACAGCCTGCGCCGCACCTCGGGCCGGTTCGACACCCGCTATGTCCGTTGCGAGCGCCCGACCGTCATCACCGGCGGTGAGCTTTCGCTCTCCATGCTTGACCTCGTCTACAACCCGACCGCCCGCACCTACCAGGCGCCGCTTCAACTGAAGTCATCGGGCGGGATCTTCATCGTCGACGACCTTGGCCGCCAGGCCGAGCCCCCGCAGGCGCTGGTCAACCGATGGATCGTTCCGCTCGAAGAGAGCAAGGACATCCTCGCGCTGCAATCGGGCGAAAAGTTCGAGGTACCCTTCGACACACTGGTGATCTTTTCGACCAACTTCCACCCCAACGAGATCTTCGACAAGGCGGCCCTTCGCCGGATCTTCTTCAAGATCAAGATCGACGGTCCCTGCCAGGAAGATTACCTGAAGATCTTCGCCATGGTGGCCAAGAAGCGCGGCATGCCGCTGAGTCAGGATGCGCTCATCCACCTTCTGAAGGTGAAGTACCCGGAAATCGACAATATTTACGCGAACTATCAGCCGATCTTCCTGATCGACCAGATGATCGCCATCTGCGAGTTCGAGGGCATCCCCTACCAGATGACGCCGGAACTGATCGACCGGGCCTGGGCGAACATGTTCGTGAAAGAGGAAACCATCGTTCACTGA